From the Saccharomycodes ludwigii strain NBRC 1722 chromosome I, whole genome shotgun sequence genome, one window contains:
- the LSG1 gene encoding ribosome biogenesis GTPase LSG1 (similar to Saccharomyces cerevisiae YGL099W | LSG1 | Large-Subunit Gtpase) yields the protein MPPKRPEPKKWKAPKGPKPIQRRNKNTIGLGKALQYARSKENSIQVLPDGEVQFTTDKHEANWVKLRSVTQESALDEFLSTAELADKDFAADRHSNVQIIRMDSSVDNASSQGFMMTNEQKNKLDAKQREHAKELIVPRRPAWSKSMTRYELEKLEKEAFLNWRRKLAMLQENNDDLLLTPFERNIEVWRQLWRVVERSDLIIQIVDARDPLLFRSVDLERYVKEVDERKQNLLLVNKADLLTRKQRITWAKYFISKGISFRFFSAAIANELLEKRNEFGDSYVFEKDFYEDSKDTDGTEENLEALLSEKIKILKIEQLEELFIESAPKEPLLPPLPGQESLIQIGLVGYPNVGKSSTINALVGAKKVSVSSTPGKTKHFQTIRLSDKIMLCDCPGLVFPNFAYDKGELVCNGVLPIDQLREYMGPCTLITQRIPKYYLEALYGIHIQVKSAEEGGNGETPTAQELLVAYARARGYMTQGFGSADESRASRYILKDYVNGKLLYINPPPHLEDDTPFTKEECKEFNKELYTFSNLPINRKEQLLEAAKHKNLSTLDLARDLNNLTFSAHIGADGDKEAKAITHGGKQAALYNAADDLDKEFFKMNNLEGVMSTPFHLQKLQGGSSKKHNKKNKKGKKKATMYDY from the coding sequence ATGCCTCCAAAAAGACCAGAACCAAAGAAATGGAAAGCTCCCAAGGGTCCAAAACCTATTCAAAggagaaataaaaacacgATTGGCTTAGGTAAAGCCCTCCAATATGCTCGTTCCAAAGAAAATTCCATTCAAGTTTTGCCTGATGGAGAAGTACAATTTACAACTGATAAGCATGAAGCTAACTGGGTTAAATTAAGAAGTGTTACGCAAGAATCAGCGTTAGATGAATTTTTAAGTACTGCAGAACTAGCTGATAAGGACTTTGCTGCTGATAGACATTCTAACGTTCAGATAATCAGAATGGATAGCAGTGTGGATAATGCGTCTAGTCAAGGTTTCATGATGACcaatgaacaaaaaaataaactagaTGCCAAACAAAGGGAACATGCGAAAGAATTGATTGTTCCTCGGAGACCGGCTTGGTCCAAATCTATGACAAGATATGAGTtagaaaaattggaaaaggAAGCATTTTTGAATTGGAGAAGAAAATTGGCCATGCTacaagaaaataatgatgatttgCTATTGACCCCATTTGAGAGAAATATTGAAGTTTGGAGACAACTATGGAGGGTCGTTGAAAGATCCGATTTGATCATTCAAATTGTTGATGCCAGAGATCCATTGCTATTTAGATCTGTTGATTTAGAGAGGTACGTTAAGGAGGTAGatgaaagaaaacaaaatttactATTGGTGAATAAAGCTGATTTATTGACTCGTAAACAGAGGATTACGTGggccaaatattttatttctaaagGGATATCCTTTAGATTTTTCAGTGCTGCCATTGCTAATGAacttttggaaaaaagaaacgaatTTGGGGATTCGTATGTCtttgaaaaagatttttacGAAGATTCTAAAGATACTGACGGGACAGAAGAAAATCTTGAAGCCTTACTTTCggaaaaaatcaaaattttgaaaattgaaCAATTGGAAGAATTATTCATTGAAAGTGCTCCCAAAGAACCGTTACTTCCTCCATTGCCGGGACAAGAATCCTTGATTCAAATTGGTCTAGTCGGTTATCCAAATGTAGGTAAATCTTCTACAATCAATGCCTTAGTAGGTGCAAAAAAAGTTTCAGTTTCTTCTACACCAGGGAAAACCAAGCATTTCCAAACCATTAGATTATCTGATAAGATCATGTTGTGTGATTGTCCGGGTTTAGTTTTCCCTAATTTCGCTTATGACAAGGGTGAATTGGTTTGCAATGGTGTTTTACCTATCGACCAATTACGGGAATATATGGGGCCTTGTACTTTAATTACCCAAAGAATACCGAAATACTATTTAGAGGCCCTTTATGGTATACATATTCAAGTAAAATCTGCGGAAGAAGGTGGCAATGGTGAAACTCCAACTGCGCAGGAGTTATTAGTTGCCTACGCTAGAGCTCGTGGTTATATGACTCAAGGATTTGGGTCTGCTGATGAGTCAAGAGCCAGTAggtatattttaaaagattatgTTAATGGTAaactattatatattaatccACCGCCGCATTTAGAAGACGATACTCCTTTCACTAAAGAAGAATGTAAAGAATTTAACAAAGAATTGTACACCTTTAGTAATTTACCTATTAATAGGAAAGAACAATTGTTAGAAGCTGCTAAACATAAGAATTTGAGTACCCTTGATTTGGCTCGTGACTTGAAtaatttaactttttctgcCCATATCGGTGCCGATGGTGATAAGGAGGCTAAAGCAATTACACACGGTGGTAAACAAGCAGCATTATACAATGCAGCTGATGATTTAGATAAagaatttttcaaaatgaaTAATCTTGAGGGTGTGATGTCTACTCCTTTCCATCTTCAAAAACTACAAGGGGGATCTTCcaaaaaacataataagAAGAATAAGAagggtaaaaaaaaggctaCTATGTATGATTATTGA